Proteins from one bacterium genomic window:
- a CDS encoding DUF1684 domain-containing protein, translating to MTDPISQSLLDLVDWRRRVGGLYRINGPDALTHFRRGRDELFRSHPQSPIEPEERSSFEGLHYFPPDPAYRLEARFEAGDGSELVIETGGEDGAVRYRRAGRLAFTLAGRTCRLTVLSLVQYAGGLFVPFRDATSGRETYGGGRYLFDTAKDTDGLVLELEPGSPEVVIDFNYAYNASCVYSPRWACPLAPPENFLPVPVRAGELVHHRSGRNRAI from the coding sequence GTGACAGACCCCATATCGCAGTCCCTCCTGGACCTCGTCGACTGGCGACGGCGAGTCGGCGGCCTGTACCGCATCAACGGTCCCGACGCGCTCACCCACTTTCGGCGCGGGCGAGACGAGCTGTTCAGATCCCACCCGCAGTCGCCGATCGAACCCGAGGAACGTTCGTCGTTCGAGGGGCTGCACTACTTTCCGCCCGACCCGGCCTACCGCTTGGAGGCCCGCTTCGAGGCCGGCGACGGCAGCGAGCTCGTGATCGAAACTGGCGGCGAGGACGGTGCGGTGCGTTACCGGCGGGCAGGCCGGCTGGCGTTCACCCTGGCGGGCCGGACCTGCCGGCTGACCGTGCTCAGCCTGGTGCAGTACGCGGGTGGGCTCTTCGTCCCGTTTCGCGACGCGACCTCGGGGCGCGAAACCTACGGCGGCGGCCGCTACCTGTTCGACACCGCCAAGGACACCGACGGCCTGGTCCTGGAGCTGGAGCCCGGCTCGCCGGAGGTCGTGATCGATTTCAACTATGCGTACAACGCCTCGTGCGTGTACAGCCCGCGGTGGGCCTGCCCGCTGGCGCCACCGGAGAACTTCCTGCCGGTGCCGGTGAGGGCCGGCGAGCTCGT
- a CDS encoding Trm112 family protein, translating into MKVGPVLLVEDYDAEVISEELLEVLACPKCHTKVEFKEPDRLRCPQCKVVYPIVDGIPVMLIEAAKPE; encoded by the coding sequence ATGAAGGTGGGCCCGGTTTTGCTCGTCGAGGACTACGATGCGGAGGTGATCTCTGAAGAGCTGCTCGAAGTCTTGGCGTGCCCCAAGTGTCACACCAAGGTCGAATTCAAGGAGCCGGACAGGCTGCGGTGTCCGCAGTGCAAGGTGGTCTACCCGATCGTCGACGGGATCCCGGTGATGCTGATCGAGGCTGCCAAGCCGGAGTAG